The stretch of DNA TTTCCGGGGACAGGAATTTCAAAGCCGCCTACACAGAAATCCAAGCCTTCGTGTTCGAGTTTCTTAGCGATGCGGACACGTTCTGGCTCAATTTCAATGCCCGTGACGTGGGCGGTGGGGCAGACGGCATGAATGCGCGAATACAATTCAACCGCTGTGGCGGNGGAGCCGCCATAACCAAGATCCACCACCANAGNGTTGCTTTCGCACTTCAGCCGCCAAGCTTGGGGCCNCGCCAGCCACCGGTCCACGCGGCGTAAACGGTTCGGGTTGGTGGTGCCACGGGTGGCATTGCCAANAGGTTTGCCGCGTTGGCGCGCGATGCCTTTCCAGGACCGTTTGAGGGGTCGGTTGAAGAGCTTTGACCCGCTGCGCACGTTGAACCACGGAATAAAGCGTAAATGCCGGCGCGCGCGTGACTGCAAGAATGTGGCCACACTCACACCTTGGGCTCCTGCGCGCTGCCGCGGGCGTGTGCGGCGCAGCCGTGAGGGTGGCGGCACCTGCGCCAGCCATGGTGTGCAGGGTGCAAGTGTCAATGACGGCGTAGCAATTCGGTCCGCCAGTCCTGCCCGGTAGAATGGCGGCATGACTTATACGCTGATTTTGCTCCGGCATGGCCACAGTGAGTGGAATGCCAAGAACCTNTTCACCGGCTGGGTGGACGTTGACCTCAACGATCAGGGCCGCACCGAAGCTGTCCGCGGCGGGGAGCTGCTGGTGGAGAACAACCTTCTGCCGGACGTTGTCTATACCTCGCGCCTCAAGCGTGCCATCAACACGGCGAATCTGACCTTGGAGAAGGCTGACCGCGGTTGGATTGACGTCAAGCGTGACTGGCGCCTGAACGAGCGTCACTACGGTGCACTGCAGGGCAAGGACAAGGCGCAGACCTTGGCCGAGTTTGGCGAGGAGCAGTTCATGGAGTGGCGCCGCAGCTACGACACCGCGCCGCCGGCACTCTCTGACGACAGTGAATTTTCCCAGGTGCATGACCCACGCTACGCAGGCTTGGGCGATGCCATGCCGCGCACCGAATGCCTCAAGGATGTTCTGATCCGCCTGCTGCCCTACTGGGAATCAGACATCAAGGAAGACCTCAAGGCCGGAAAGACGGTTCTGGTCACGGCCCACGGCAACTCGCTGCGCGCCATGGTCAAGCACCTGGACGGCATCTCCGATGACGCCATCGCATCCTTGAACATCCCCACCGGCATCCCGCTGGTGTACGAACTGGATGAGAACTTCGCNCCCATCACCCCCGGTGGCAAGTACCTGGACCCGGAGGCTGCTGCGGCGGCCATCTTGGCTGTGGCCAACCAGGGCAAGAAGTAACACTTTCGCATAAGAGCGCCCTCTCCCACCCTGAACCGAGCATGTCCCTGAACCGAGCATGCCCCTGGCCCAGCATGACAGGGTGGGAGGCGTAAACCGGCGGCCGGTGACCTTTCGCGAAAAGGTCACCGGCCGCCGTGGTTATTTCACGCAGGGTGAGGGGCAGTCGGCCAAGCCGGCACCCTAGGGTAAGGGCCCGAAGCGAACCGGCTACTTCGATGGCTACTTCGACGCCAGAGCAGGTCAGATAGCCAAGAAGTCCTCTGGCTGCCATTCTCCGGTCACCAGGTAGGAGACCTTGCGGGCCACTGATACGCCGTGATCGCCGAAGCGTTCAAAATACCGGCTGGCGAGGGTGACATCTACGGTGGTGGCAGNGGATTCGTTCCACTCGGNGGAGGCAATGGTGGTGAACACGCTCTTGTGGAGTTTGTTGATGTGCGCCTTGGTGCTTGCAATGTCAGCGACGAGTTCCAGATCTCGGGAGTCGAGCAGCTCGGTGACCTTGGCGGCAATGAGAATATCCAAGCGGGCAAGTTCAGCAAAGGTCACCGTCAGAGACTCAGGGATCACCGTGTTCGGGTAGCGCAGGCGCGTCAGCTGGCCAATGTGTCGGGCCAAATCGCCCATGCGTTCAAGGGAAGCACTCATCCGCAACGAACCAACAATCATGCGCAGGTCACTGGCCACCGGCCCCTGTAACGCCAACACATCGATGGCGCGCTCATCCAAGTCGTTTTGTAAGAAATCAATGCGGGCATCAGCGGCAATGACGTCCTGGGCCGTTTGCAGGTCAGCAGCAGCAAAGGCTGTTGTGGCCTTGGTGATGGCTTCTGAAACCAGCGCAGAAATCTCAATGAGACCTTCGCCAATCTGGTGAAGCTCGGCCTGGAAAACTTTACGCACGCGTGTGTCCTTTCATGGGTGGGCAAT from Arthrobacter polaris encodes:
- a CDS encoding phosphoglyceromutase; this translates as MTYTLILLRHGHSEWNAKNLFTGWVDVDLNDQGRTEAVRGGELLVENNLLPDVVYTSRLKRAINTANLTLEKADRGWIDVKRDWRLNERHYGALQGKDKAQTLAEFGEEQFMEWRRSYDTAPPALSDDSEFSQVHDPRYAGLGDAMPRTECLKDVLIRLLPYWESDIKEDLKAGKTVLVTAHGNSLRAMVKHLDGISDDAIASLNIPTGIPLVYELDENFAPITPGGKYLDPEAAAAAILAVANQGKK
- the phoU gene encoding phosphate signaling complex protein PhoU: MRKVFQAELHQIGEGLIEISALVSEAITKATTAFAAADLQTAQDVIAADARIDFLQNDLDERAIDVLALQGPVASDLRMIVGSLRMSASLERMGDLARHIGQLTRLRYPNTVIPESLTVTFAELARLDILIAAKVTELLDSRDLELVADIASTKAHINKLHKSVFTTIASXEWNESXATTVDVTLASRYFERFGDHGVSVARKVSYLVTGEWQPEDFLAI